One Mycobacteroides salmoniphilum DNA segment encodes these proteins:
- a CDS encoding MaoC family dehydratase yields the protein MSTKVFNGIDQVAVGDLGITDWLLVDQGRVNTFADATGDHQWIHVDTERAADGPFGGTIAHGLLTLSLLPQFQSQLIRVDNIAMGINYGYNKIRFLNPVRVGSRLRARAEVTKVEQKPGAVDVTIVTTVEIEGADKPACVAESISRYIA from the coding sequence GTGAGTACCAAGGTATTCAACGGAATTGACCAGGTCGCCGTCGGTGACCTCGGGATCACCGATTGGCTCTTGGTCGATCAGGGGCGTGTCAACACCTTCGCCGATGCCACCGGTGATCACCAGTGGATACACGTCGATACCGAACGAGCCGCCGATGGCCCGTTCGGTGGCACCATCGCGCACGGATTGCTCACCTTGTCGTTGCTTCCGCAGTTCCAGTCCCAGCTGATTCGCGTCGACAACATCGCGATGGGGATCAACTATGGGTACAACAAGATTCGGTTCCTGAACCCGGTCCGGGTGGGATCGAGGCTGCGGGCCCGAGCCGAGGTGACCAAGGTTGAGCAGAAGCCCGGTGCCGTGGACGTGACGATTGTGACCACTGTCGAGATCGAGGGTGCCGACAAGCCAGCGTGTGTGGCCGAGTCGATTTCGCGCTACATCGCGTAG
- a CDS encoding MlaE family ABC transporter permease — translation MTTFDTASAGRPATPSRDAVSGALKEYVRKHPVQAVETAGSQIVLGVRAMQYMFTDLVHRAFPWKEFIHQGAFMAGSAVVPTLLVAIPIGVTLSIQFALLAGQVGAASLAGAASGVAIVRQGASLVAAVLMASAVGSAITADLGSRTMREEIDAMEVMGVSVIRRLVVPRVAAAVLVGVGLTGTTCFVGFLASYLFNVYFQHGAPGSFVATFASFTRVDDLILALLKAILYGLIVAIVACDKGLTTKGGPAGVANSVNAAVVESILVLMLINVLVSQVYVMVFPRHGI, via the coding sequence ATGACCACGTTCGACACGGCCAGTGCAGGTCGGCCCGCGACACCATCCCGTGATGCCGTATCCGGCGCCCTCAAGGAGTACGTCCGCAAGCATCCGGTTCAGGCGGTAGAAACCGCAGGCAGTCAGATCGTCCTCGGTGTACGGGCGATGCAGTACATGTTCACGGACCTCGTCCACCGCGCGTTCCCGTGGAAGGAATTCATCCACCAGGGCGCGTTCATGGCGGGTAGTGCCGTGGTCCCGACGCTCCTGGTGGCCATTCCGATCGGTGTCACCTTGTCCATCCAGTTCGCTCTGCTGGCGGGCCAGGTCGGCGCAGCCTCGTTGGCAGGTGCCGCGAGTGGTGTCGCGATCGTGCGCCAGGGCGCCTCGCTGGTTGCTGCGGTGCTGATGGCCTCCGCGGTGGGTTCGGCCATCACCGCCGACCTGGGGTCACGAACCATGCGTGAAGAGATAGACGCCATGGAAGTGATGGGTGTGTCGGTGATCCGGCGGCTCGTCGTCCCGCGCGTCGCCGCGGCCGTCCTGGTCGGCGTCGGCCTCACGGGTACAACGTGTTTTGTCGGCTTCCTGGCCAGCTACTTGTTCAACGTCTACTTCCAGCACGGCGCACCGGGAAGCTTCGTCGCGACCTTCGCCTCGTTCACTCGGGTTGACGATCTGATCCTGGCCCTGCTCAAGGCGATTCTTTACGGTCTCATCGTCGCCATCGTCGCGTGCGACAAGGGGCTGACGACCAAGGGTGGTCCGGCCGGTGTCGCCAACTCGGTGAATGCCGCGGTCGTGGAGTCCATCCTGGTGTTGATGCTGATCAACGTGCTCGTCAGCCAGGTGTACGTCATGGTCTTCCCCCGGCACGGGATATAG
- a CDS encoding KasA/KasB family beta-ketoacyl-ACP synthase, with protein MAKPSTANGGFPNIVVTGMAMTTSIAPDVEGTWKGLLAGESGIRTLEDDFVAHYNLPVKIGGHLKVRDFDKGMTKIEHRRLSYVQRLAAIMGRQVWEDAGAPDVDLERLAVSVGTGLGGAEKMVEAYDDMRAKGTKVVSPLAVQMFMPNGAAAVIGLERKARGGVITPVSACASGNEGIAHAWRQIAYGDADIAICGGVEAAIEAVPIAAFANMRIVMSTDNDNPAGASRPFDKNRTGFVFGEGAALMVIETEEHAKARGARIYARLLGAGITSDGFHVVAPHPDGIGAAKAMNRALETAGLDAKDIDHVNAHATATSVGDVAEGKAIHNSNLHHAAVYAPKGALGHSVGAVGAVEAVITVKSLQEGIIPPTLNYETPDPEIELDIVSKEPRKGNYKYAINNSFGFGGHNVAIALGKY; from the coding sequence ATGGCCAAACCATCTACCGCAAATGGCGGCTTTCCGAACATCGTCGTGACCGGCATGGCCATGACGACGTCGATCGCACCGGATGTCGAGGGCACCTGGAAGGGACTGCTCGCCGGCGAGAGCGGCATCCGCACCCTCGAAGACGACTTCGTGGCCCACTACAACCTGCCGGTGAAGATCGGCGGGCACCTCAAGGTCCGCGACTTCGACAAAGGCATGACGAAAATCGAGCACCGTCGTCTGTCCTACGTCCAGCGCTTGGCAGCGATTATGGGCCGCCAGGTCTGGGAGGACGCCGGGGCTCCCGACGTCGACCTGGAACGTCTGGCGGTGTCGGTCGGCACCGGTCTCGGCGGCGCCGAGAAAATGGTCGAGGCCTACGACGATATGCGCGCCAAGGGTACGAAAGTCGTTTCGCCCCTGGCTGTTCAGATGTTCATGCCCAACGGAGCGGCCGCCGTCATCGGGCTGGAGCGCAAGGCCCGTGGCGGCGTCATCACTCCCGTATCGGCATGCGCGTCGGGCAATGAGGGCATCGCGCACGCGTGGCGTCAGATCGCCTACGGCGATGCCGATATCGCCATCTGCGGCGGTGTCGAGGCGGCCATCGAGGCCGTCCCGATCGCGGCGTTCGCCAACATGCGCATCGTGATGTCGACCGATAACGACAACCCCGCAGGTGCCTCGCGTCCGTTCGACAAGAATCGCACCGGCTTCGTCTTCGGCGAGGGCGCCGCACTCATGGTCATCGAGACCGAGGAACATGCCAAGGCGCGGGGAGCTCGGATTTACGCTCGCCTACTCGGTGCAGGCATCACGTCGGACGGTTTCCACGTCGTGGCACCGCATCCGGACGGCATCGGCGCCGCCAAGGCAATGAACCGGGCCCTGGAGACCGCCGGACTGGACGCCAAGGACATCGACCACGTCAACGCCCATGCCACCGCAACAAGCGTGGGCGATGTCGCCGAGGGCAAGGCCATCCATAACTCGAACCTGCACCACGCCGCGGTCTACGCACCCAAGGGCGCCCTCGGGCACTCGGTGGGTGCGGTCGGTGCCGTCGAAGCCGTCATCACAGTGAAGTCGTTGCAGGAGGGCATCATTCCGCCCACCCTCAACTATGAGACGCCTGATCCGGAGATCGAACTCGACATCGTCAGCAAGGAGCCCCGCAAGGGCAACTACAAGTACGCGATCAACAACTCGTTCGGGTTCGGTGGCCACAACGTGGCAATCGCCCTCGGCAAGTACTGA
- a CDS encoding NADPH:quinone oxidoreductase family protein, giving the protein MKAIQAQSLSGPEGLVYTDVEEPRGDNVVVVDVKAAGVCFPDYLMTKGEYQLKMEPPFVPGIETAGVVRSAPEGSGINPGDRVMAFNFIGGYAERVAVAPSNILPTPPQLDDAEAVALIANYHTMYFAYARRGQLRAGETVLVLGAAGGIGTAAIQIAKGMGAKVIAVVNRTAATEFVKSVGADIVLPLEEGWAKAVREATGGVGVDMVVDPIGGPAFDDAVRTLASEGRLLVVGFAAGAIPTIKVNRLLLRNASLIGVAWGEFLRTHSDYLYETQAGLEKLVAEGMRPPVSARIPLSEGRQALQDFADGKVYGKMVLVP; this is encoded by the coding sequence ATGAAAGCGATACAGGCTCAGTCACTATCGGGCCCGGAGGGGTTGGTCTACACCGATGTCGAGGAGCCGCGCGGAGACAACGTGGTCGTCGTCGACGTCAAGGCCGCGGGAGTCTGCTTTCCCGACTACCTGATGACTAAGGGCGAGTACCAGCTGAAAATGGAGCCGCCCTTCGTGCCCGGTATCGAGACCGCTGGGGTGGTGCGCTCGGCCCCGGAGGGTTCCGGGATCAATCCCGGTGACCGGGTGATGGCCTTCAATTTCATTGGCGGGTATGCCGAACGGGTGGCGGTGGCACCGTCCAACATCCTGCCGACCCCGCCCCAGTTGGACGATGCCGAGGCCGTCGCCCTCATTGCCAACTACCACACCATGTACTTCGCCTACGCCCGCCGAGGGCAGCTGCGCGCGGGGGAGACGGTGCTGGTACTCGGTGCTGCGGGCGGAATCGGTACGGCGGCAATCCAGATTGCCAAGGGTATGGGCGCCAAGGTAATAGCCGTGGTTAACCGGACTGCCGCAACGGAATTCGTCAAGAGTGTCGGTGCCGATATCGTTCTGCCGCTAGAAGAGGGCTGGGCCAAGGCGGTGCGCGAGGCGACCGGCGGGGTCGGTGTCGACATGGTGGTGGATCCCATCGGTGGGCCCGCCTTCGATGACGCGGTGCGCACACTGGCCTCCGAGGGACGGCTGCTCGTCGTCGGATTCGCCGCCGGTGCGATACCCACGATCAAGGTGAATCGCCTGCTGCTGCGCAACGCCTCGCTGATCGGTGTGGCCTGGGGCGAATTCCTGCGCACCCATTCGGACTACCTGTACGAGACGCAGGCAGGGCTGGAGAAGCTGGTGGCCGAGGGTATGCGACCGCCGGTGAGCGCGCGGATTCCGCTCTCGGAAGGCCGACAGGCACTCCAGGACTTCGCCGATGGCAAGGTGTACGGAAAGATGGTGCTCGTACCGTGA
- a CDS encoding class I SAM-dependent methyltransferase: MRVDGDSWDITSSVGATALGVAAARATETLRADALINDPFAQILVDATGKSTGWERLVTGDIEWPDPEAGRIYGRMVDYQATRTNFFDAYFLAATAAGVRQIVILASGLDSRAYRLDWPADTTVFEIDQPQVLEFKASVLAAHQPKAQRRGVAIDLREDWPAALRAAGFDSGQPTAWLAEGLLPYLPADAQDSLFVNIGVLSAPGSHIAVEGYEGKLILDESEEEAARREQVRAAFKTAIDVDVTIENLIYEDENRADPAEWLGAHGWSVTKTDAHDEMARLGRPVPEDAEQGTFRGQLIQGELR; this comes from the coding sequence ATGCGGGTCGACGGGGACAGCTGGGACATCACTTCCAGCGTGGGCGCGACCGCTCTCGGGGTGGCGGCCGCTCGCGCTACCGAGACACTGCGTGCCGACGCGCTCATCAACGATCCGTTCGCTCAGATACTGGTCGACGCGACCGGTAAATCGACGGGCTGGGAGCGGTTGGTGACCGGCGACATCGAATGGCCCGATCCCGAGGCGGGCCGGATCTACGGCCGGATGGTCGACTACCAGGCCACGCGCACCAATTTCTTCGACGCCTACTTTCTGGCGGCGACCGCGGCGGGCGTCCGGCAGATCGTCATCCTGGCTTCGGGGCTGGACTCCCGCGCGTACCGGCTCGACTGGCCTGCCGACACCACCGTGTTCGAGATCGACCAACCCCAGGTTCTGGAATTCAAGGCCTCCGTGCTTGCCGCCCATCAACCGAAGGCGCAACGACGCGGCGTGGCCATCGATCTGCGCGAGGACTGGCCGGCCGCGCTGCGTGCGGCCGGATTCGATTCCGGGCAACCCACCGCGTGGCTTGCCGAAGGCTTGCTGCCGTATTTGCCCGCCGACGCTCAGGACAGTCTGTTCGTGAACATCGGTGTATTGAGCGCCCCGGGCAGCCACATTGCCGTGGAGGGATACGAGGGCAAGCTGATCCTGGATGAGAGCGAGGAGGAGGCGGCCCGCCGGGAGCAGGTGCGTGCCGCGTTCAAGACCGCCATCGATGTCGATGTCACGATCGAGAACTTGATCTACGAGGACGAGAACCGGGCCGACCCGGCGGAATGGCTTGGGGCACACGGATGGTCGGTGACCAAGACTGATGCGCACGACGAGATGGCGCGGCTGGGCAGGCCGGTGCCCGAGGATGCTGAGCAGGGAACATTCCGCGGCCAGCTGATCCAGGGAGAACTGCGGTGA
- a CDS encoding SDR family oxidoreductase: protein MPGVQDRVIVVTGAGGGLGREYALTLASEGASVVVNDLGGARDGSGAGSAMADSVVDEIKAAGGRAVANYDSVATEEGAANIVKTALDEFGAIHGVVSNAGILRDGTFHKMTYDSWHAVQQVHLYGGYNITRAAWQHFRDQGYGRIVVATSTSGLFGNFGQANYSAAKLGLVGLINTLALEGAKYNIHANAIAPIAATRMTADIAPEAVLDKLPPSFVAPVVGYLCTEESTDNGSVFVVGGGKVQRVALFENAGADFDAPPTVDEVAEKWSQIADLSHAVKAGPPSLA from the coding sequence ATGCCGGGAGTGCAAGACCGGGTAATTGTCGTGACCGGAGCCGGTGGGGGGCTGGGCCGCGAGTACGCGCTCACCCTCGCCAGTGAGGGCGCCTCGGTGGTTGTCAACGACTTGGGTGGTGCCCGCGACGGATCCGGCGCCGGGTCGGCGATGGCCGACAGTGTGGTCGACGAGATCAAGGCGGCCGGGGGCCGCGCGGTCGCCAACTATGACAGCGTCGCCACCGAAGAAGGCGCGGCCAACATCGTCAAGACCGCCCTCGACGAGTTCGGTGCCATTCACGGTGTGGTGAGCAACGCCGGCATCCTGCGGGACGGCACGTTCCACAAGATGACTTACGACAGTTGGCATGCGGTGCAACAGGTTCACCTGTACGGCGGATACAACATCACCCGTGCCGCGTGGCAGCACTTCCGGGATCAGGGTTACGGCCGCATCGTGGTCGCCACCTCGACCAGCGGCTTGTTCGGCAACTTCGGGCAGGCCAACTACAGTGCCGCCAAACTCGGCCTCGTCGGGCTCATCAACACCCTCGCGCTGGAGGGTGCCAAGTACAACATCCACGCTAATGCGATCGCGCCGATCGCTGCGACGCGCATGACCGCCGATATCGCCCCCGAGGCGGTGCTGGACAAGCTGCCACCGTCCTTCGTCGCGCCGGTCGTCGGATACCTGTGCACCGAGGAAAGCACCGACAACGGTTCGGTTTTCGTCGTCGGGGGCGGCAAGGTGCAACGTGTCGCACTGTTTGAGAACGCCGGTGCGGACTTCGACGCACCGCCCACCGTGGACGAGGTTGCCGAGAAGTGGTCGCAGATCGCGGATCTTTCTCACGCCGTCAAGGCCGGCCCCCCGTCGCTCGCATGA
- a CDS encoding SAM-dependent methyltransferase, translated as MTDATTARSDDDSWDIASSVGATAVMVAAARAAETRSDTPLIKDPFAQLLVERAGAGSWSVIASDELRQQLAELDPEADRIMQYAVDYQAVRTRFFDGFFERASRAGITQVVILAAGLDSRAYRLDWPAGTTVYEIDQPLVLQYKRQTLDEHDVRSACLRREVPVDLRQDWPAALQQEGFDVTSPTAWLAEGLLMYLPTEAQDRLFELIVDQSAPGSRIAVEAVGPDNAKRHEFRSKMREHFDRARKLAGMDGESLDVGSLMYHDENRTDVPQWLAGRGWTVRAIPAEVEMSDAGRLAYSEEDLRGNTLIEAELKG; from the coding sequence GTGACCGACGCGACCACCGCCCGGTCCGATGATGACAGCTGGGACATCGCGAGCAGTGTGGGAGCCACCGCGGTCATGGTGGCCGCGGCGCGAGCGGCCGAAACCCGTAGTGACACGCCGCTCATCAAGGATCCGTTCGCGCAGCTCCTCGTCGAACGTGCGGGTGCCGGGTCCTGGTCAGTGATCGCGAGCGATGAGCTGCGCCAGCAGCTCGCCGAGCTCGACCCCGAAGCCGACCGCATCATGCAGTACGCGGTGGATTACCAGGCGGTCCGCACTCGATTCTTCGACGGATTCTTTGAACGGGCGTCGCGCGCGGGGATCACCCAGGTGGTGATCCTGGCCGCCGGCCTGGATTCTCGTGCGTACCGACTGGACTGGCCCGCGGGTACCACCGTGTACGAAATCGATCAGCCGCTCGTGTTGCAGTACAAGCGCCAAACACTCGATGAGCACGATGTGCGTTCTGCCTGCCTTCGCCGCGAGGTGCCCGTCGATCTTCGGCAGGACTGGCCGGCGGCGCTGCAGCAGGAGGGGTTCGACGTCACATCGCCCACGGCGTGGCTGGCCGAAGGGCTGCTCATGTATCTGCCGACCGAGGCGCAGGATCGGCTCTTCGAACTGATCGTGGATCAGAGCGCTCCGGGCAGCAGGATCGCCGTCGAGGCCGTCGGACCGGACAACGCCAAGCGACACGAGTTCCGCAGCAAGATGCGCGAACATTTCGACCGGGCCCGCAAGCTGGCGGGAATGGACGGAGAGTCTCTTGACGTCGGATCGCTGATGTACCACGACGAGAACCGCACCGATGTCCCCCAATGGCTCGCCGGTCGTGGGTGGACGGTTCGGGCGATTCCGGCCGAGGTGGAGATGTCGGATGCGGGCCGCCTGGCTTACAGCGAAGAGGACTTGCGCGGGAACACCCTGATAGAGGCCGAGCTCAAGGGCTGA
- a CDS encoding MlaD family protein, which yields MSAGSFSGNGRGWSDRALLLSGIAVLAILGLVTGLLLAKSKGLLEDTVKVNAQLMNVGDGLPERADVKFRGMLVGAVTSVTPAEDGKPNIVHIDLKSEHASGIPSTVTARVVPSNVFAVSSVQLVDNGDGAAMRDGAVITEDTKLPTVLFQTTTNKLRQVLAATERQRGDAPIGLIGVFGEATQGRGDKLLTAGARLQSILTEFNAIVTASPNDPSTIAALEKVSAALSTSSPRLLDNLENALVPLRTLAQKQSDVRGLLSAGLHTTGTAATAIDNHIDQMIGIGTHLTPVVGVLAQHTDQFVPIASRIRVLSDAIFANGWDPGRQVLGLNLILSFSPAWTYVRDDCPRYGELAGPSCTTAPETRQWIDIPEVLQPGSYKPPPDIAPPAGTIFPPTAADIMLHGSGPNPQEVDRAANPVLPPFGPPPNPAPAGVAPASFGGNVGPVGSAIERAQLGRALGGDPSAAQQLLLGPVARGTTISVSREGSDTDSGQASSAQGGGR from the coding sequence GTGAGTGCTGGTTCATTCTCGGGAAACGGGCGCGGCTGGTCCGATCGTGCGCTGCTCCTCTCCGGTATCGCCGTGCTGGCCATCTTGGGATTGGTGACCGGGCTGCTGCTCGCCAAGTCCAAGGGCCTGCTGGAAGACACCGTCAAGGTCAACGCGCAGCTCATGAATGTCGGTGACGGTCTGCCCGAGCGTGCCGACGTGAAATTCCGGGGCATGCTCGTCGGCGCCGTCACGTCGGTGACACCCGCCGAAGATGGCAAGCCGAACATCGTGCACATCGACCTGAAGTCGGAGCACGCCAGCGGAATTCCGAGCACGGTCACGGCGCGCGTGGTGCCGAGCAATGTGTTCGCGGTGTCCTCTGTGCAGCTGGTCGACAACGGTGACGGTGCCGCTATGCGCGACGGCGCCGTGATCACCGAGGACACCAAGCTGCCCACGGTGCTGTTCCAGACCACCACCAACAAGCTGCGCCAGGTGCTCGCCGCCACCGAACGGCAACGGGGCGACGCGCCGATCGGTTTGATCGGCGTCTTCGGCGAGGCCACCCAAGGCCGTGGCGATAAGTTGCTGACCGCTGGTGCTCGGCTGCAGTCCATCCTCACCGAGTTCAACGCCATAGTGACCGCCAGCCCCAACGATCCCTCCACGATCGCGGCGCTGGAGAAGGTGTCGGCGGCGCTCAGCACCAGTTCGCCGCGGCTGTTGGACAACCTGGAGAACGCCCTGGTGCCGCTGCGCACCCTGGCTCAGAAGCAATCCGATGTGCGCGGGCTGCTTTCGGCCGGTTTGCACACGACCGGGACCGCGGCTACCGCCATTGATAACCACATCGACCAGATGATCGGCATCGGTACGCACCTGACGCCGGTTGTCGGTGTTCTGGCGCAGCACACGGACCAGTTCGTGCCGATCGCATCGCGCATCAGGGTGCTCTCGGACGCGATCTTCGCAAACGGATGGGATCCGGGCCGCCAGGTCCTGGGCCTGAACTTGATCCTGTCGTTCAGCCCGGCCTGGACCTATGTCCGCGACGACTGCCCGAGGTACGGAGAGCTGGCCGGCCCCAGCTGTACCACCGCACCCGAGACCCGTCAGTGGATCGACATTCCCGAGGTGCTGCAGCCCGGTAGTTACAAGCCGCCGCCGGATATCGCTCCGCCGGCAGGAACCATCTTCCCGCCGACGGCCGCGGACATCATGCTGCACGGCTCAGGTCCCAACCCGCAGGAAGTTGACCGGGCCGCGAACCCGGTGCTGCCGCCCTTCGGTCCGCCGCCCAACCCGGCACCTGCCGGAGTGGCACCGGCCTCGTTCGGCGGAAATGTCGGACCGGTGGGAAGTGCGATCGAGCGCGCACAACTCGGCAGGGCGCTCGGTGGGGACCCGAGCGCCGCACAGCAGTTGCTCCTGGGCCCGGTGGCTCGTGGGACAACCATCTCGGTCAGTCGTGAGGGGTCGGACACCGATTCCGGCCAAGCCAGTTCGGCCCAGGGAGGCGGACGATGA
- a CDS encoding aldehyde dehydrogenase family protein, translated as MTTEISTPADQDAASEPSRIPGIVRGLRETFATGRTREYDWRKAQLVGLERLFTENEAAIATALHEDLGRSSAEAWIADVVGSVVEVVYARKNLRRWMRRKRVRGLPLAQQPAKAWSVPEPYGTVLVIGAWNFPLYLTLGPVVGALAAGNTVAIKPSEIAPASSALMAKLIPQYLDPHAVAVVEGDGAVTQELLAQGFDKALFTGGTEIGKRILEGAAQHLTPVALELGGKSPVYVAADANIEVAARRIGYMKGLNSGQVCLAPDYVLVDPAVRDELVEKITAAWAEFQADKESKGLRVVNQRQFDRLVGYLAATEGEVATGGASDASALTIEPTIVVDPSADEPLMQNEIFGPILPVLTADSLDDAIDFINSRPKPLAAYAFTESKRIGNRFIDDVPAGGTVINHLLYHAVIPNLPFGGVGASGMGAYHGKAGFDEFSHLKSTLYKSTKMDLKLPYPPYLEKNLKLMKKLM; from the coding sequence ATGACCACCGAGATCTCTACGCCCGCCGACCAGGACGCCGCGTCCGAGCCCTCACGCATTCCGGGGATCGTTCGGGGCCTGCGCGAGACCTTCGCGACGGGTAGGACTCGCGAATACGATTGGCGCAAGGCGCAGCTCGTCGGCCTGGAACGGCTCTTCACCGAGAACGAGGCCGCGATCGCCACCGCGTTGCACGAGGACCTGGGGCGCTCCTCGGCCGAAGCCTGGATCGCCGATGTTGTCGGGTCGGTCGTCGAGGTCGTCTATGCCCGCAAGAACCTCCGGCGCTGGATGCGACGCAAGCGGGTGCGGGGTCTTCCGCTGGCCCAGCAGCCCGCCAAGGCGTGGTCGGTACCTGAGCCGTACGGCACGGTGCTCGTTATCGGTGCCTGGAACTTCCCCCTGTACCTGACGCTTGGGCCTGTGGTTGGCGCGCTGGCGGCCGGCAACACCGTGGCCATCAAGCCCTCGGAGATCGCGCCCGCCTCATCGGCGTTGATGGCCAAACTCATTCCGCAGTACCTCGACCCGCACGCAGTGGCCGTCGTCGAGGGCGACGGTGCGGTGACGCAAGAACTGCTGGCGCAGGGTTTCGACAAGGCACTGTTCACCGGTGGCACCGAGATCGGCAAGCGCATCTTGGAAGGCGCCGCGCAACATCTGACGCCGGTCGCGCTGGAGTTGGGTGGCAAGTCACCCGTCTACGTGGCCGCCGATGCCAATATCGAGGTCGCCGCACGCCGCATCGGATACATGAAGGGCCTCAACTCAGGTCAGGTGTGTCTGGCTCCCGACTATGTCCTCGTCGACCCGGCGGTTCGCGATGAACTCGTCGAGAAGATCACGGCCGCGTGGGCCGAGTTCCAGGCCGACAAGGAGTCCAAGGGACTGCGCGTGGTCAACCAGCGTCAGTTCGATCGCTTGGTGGGTTACCTGGCCGCGACCGAAGGTGAGGTTGCCACTGGCGGTGCCTCCGATGCTTCCGCGCTCACCATCGAGCCGACGATCGTGGTGGATCCGAGCGCGGACGAGCCACTCATGCAGAACGAGATCTTCGGTCCGATCCTGCCGGTGCTGACCGCCGACTCTCTCGACGACGCCATCGACTTCATCAATTCTCGGCCAAAGCCGTTGGCGGCCTACGCCTTCACGGAGTCGAAGCGGATCGGCAACCGATTTATCGATGACGTACCTGCCGGTGGCACGGTGATCAATCATCTGCTCTACCACGCTGTTATCCCGAACCTGCCCTTCGGCGGTGTCGGTGCCAGCGGTATGGGCGCCTACCACGGCAAGGCCGGTTTCGATGAGTTCAGCCATCTCAAGTCGACTCTGTACAAGAGCACCAAGATGGACCTCAAGCTGCCGTATCCGCCGTACCTGGAGAAGAACCTGAAGTTGATGAAAAAGCTTATGTAA
- a CDS encoding MlaE family ABC transporter permease, whose amino-acid sequence MTISTYRPKGVQPIIDAGHRVAQSIRRLGHMLSFFVEAMASIPNALRYYSKEFFRLLADVTWGNGSLVTGGGTVGVAAVLGATIGALIGIEAYNLLNIIGLGPATGFISSLVSTRELAPVMAALAFAMQAGCRFTAQLGAQRINEEIDALDALAIRPIPYLVTTRLMASTVAVVPLYLLCLVISYITCRLLVGISSGGSIGGAYNHYFTMMLSGTDIVYSVIKAVIFVWIASTIQCYFGFNASGGPEGVGVAAGHAMRAAITVVIIVNMLLTMALWGVDAGARFGG is encoded by the coding sequence GTGACTATCTCTACGTACCGTCCTAAAGGCGTCCAGCCGATCATCGACGCCGGGCATCGGGTCGCTCAGTCGATTCGGCGGCTCGGACACATGCTGTCGTTCTTCGTGGAGGCCATGGCCTCCATTCCGAACGCCCTGCGCTACTACTCCAAGGAGTTCTTCCGGCTGCTGGCGGACGTCACCTGGGGTAACGGCTCGCTGGTCACCGGTGGCGGCACGGTCGGCGTTGCCGCCGTGCTGGGCGCCACGATCGGCGCCCTGATCGGTATCGAGGCCTACAACCTGCTGAACATCATCGGCCTGGGCCCGGCCACCGGATTCATCTCCTCTCTGGTGTCGACGCGCGAATTGGCGCCGGTGATGGCCGCCCTGGCCTTTGCGATGCAGGCCGGCTGCCGGTTCACCGCGCAGCTGGGCGCGCAGCGCATCAACGAGGAGATCGACGCGCTGGACGCGCTGGCGATCCGGCCCATCCCTTACCTGGTGACCACCCGCCTGATGGCTTCCACCGTCGCGGTTGTTCCGCTGTACCTGCTGTGCCTGGTCATCAGCTACATCACCTGCCGCCTGCTTGTCGGGATTTCCAGCGGCGGCTCGATCGGTGGTGCCTACAATCACTACTTCACGATGATGTTGAGCGGTACCGACATCGTCTACTCGGTGATCAAGGCCGTCATCTTCGTCTGGATCGCGTCAACCATCCAGTGCTACTTCGGATTCAATGCCTCGGGCGGACCCGAGGGCGTGGGTGTGGCCGCCGGGCACGCGATGCGGGCCGCCATCACCGTCGTGATCATCGTGAACATGCTTCTCACCATGGCCCTGTGGGGAGTCGATGCCGGCGCAAGGTTCGGTGGTTGA